The Rhodococcus sp. B50 DNA window AGCGCCACGACCGACGCGACGACACCGATGACCACGGACGCTGCGACGTACGACCGCCCCTGCTCGAGTTCGCCCTGGACCCGCACCGCGGCCATGCCGCTGTAGTGCATGCCGGCGACGGCGAACCCCATGATCACTCCGCCGATGAGAATCCGCACGTCGGACGGCATTGCGCGGAGCCACTGCACGTCGGTGTCGACGATCCGCAAGCCGAACAGGGTGGCCGCGACGGCGAGCACGACCGACAGCAGTGTCAGTCCGAGGTCGTAGCGGATGGTGGAACCGGGTACATCGAATCCCATCATCCCGATGAAGTGCATCAACCAGATCCCGACACCCCCGATGGACAGGGCTGCCATGAGCGTCCATCGGGTTCGGGCGACCGATGTCCACGCGTTCGCGGCTTTGCGCGCGCAGGACAGACCGGCATAACACCCGACCACGGACGTAATGTAGGCGAGGGCGAAAACCCATGCACCCATGGAAAAATGGTGAACCTCGTGCGACATGTTGCCCCCCCCAGAAGAGCGGCACGCACGACGCATCGGTTCGTGTCGTGCCGAGTAGACCGACAGCGACCCCCGACGCTGCGCAGCAGCCTACTCCACTCTCCCGGTTTCAACCAGATATGTTGGTCGACAACATTTTCGGACGATTCTTAGACGACCCGCCCGTCGGCGGGTTCCACCGGGCCGTCCGCCGCCCATCGCTCGGACTCCGCTTCCAGTTCCGCCGCAACACGATCCGGCGCCTGGAGCACCAGCACGATGGGAACGGCCAGCAACAGCAGACCGACGACGAAGAGCGGGAACAGAATCGAGAAGACCTCGATCCCACCGGAGACCACCACCGCGGGATCGATCTCCACACGCACCGACGCGGCGGCGAGGAAGTGCACGGCGACCACGGCAGCACCGGCCAACGCACTGCTGAGCAGGCGTTTGGGCCAGGTGTCCGCGGTCTTCACCTGCGCCAGGAAGCCCACGGCGGTCACGACCGCCAACGCCACCGCCGCGGCGACCCAGACGACATCGAACGCGAGCGAACCCTGGATCCGCACCGCGACAAGGATCGTGAACGGCACGCCCGCCAGGCCGACGCCCAGCACGAGAGCACCCGTGACCGTCCGGCCGAGGACGGTCGCGCCGTCGCCGGGGATCGCGACGAGCAAGGCCACATACACCGACACCACCGCGACGAGCATCGAGAACACGATGGTGACGGTGTCGTACCGCACCACGCTGTCGTCGATGTTGAAGCCCGCCATCGGCAGGAACATGGCGAGCCAGACGCCCACGCCGCCGCTCACCAACGCCGCGAGAATCATCCAGTACGAACGCGATCGATCACTGGAGGTGGTGCGGACACGCCGAGCACCGGTGACTCCGACGAACACCCCGATCGCCGAGGTCAGATAGGCGAGGACCGTGACCCACGACCCCATCGTGAAGAGTTCGAGGCCCTCCCCCATTACTGGGTCACCGGCTGGTGCAGCTTCCGCAGGGCGTATTCGGTGACGGTGACCAGCGCCTGCTTCGCCGATTCCCGTGCTCGGGCGTCGATGGAGACGATCGGCACGTCCGCCGAGATCGCCATCGCCTGCCGGATGTCCTCGAGCGGGTACCGGGGAGCATCGTCGAATTCGTTGATGGCGACGATGAACGGGAGATTGCGTGCCTCGAAGAAGTCGACGGCGGCGAAGCTCTCGTCCAGGCGACGCGTATCGATCAGCACGATGGCACCGATGGCACCACGAATGAGGTCGTCCCACATGAACCAGAAGCGGTGCTGTCCGGGAGTGCCGAACAGGTAGAGGACGAGATCGTCGGCCAGACTGATACGACCGAAGTCCATGGCAACCGTAGTAGTTGCCTTCTGCGGTGTCGCAGAGAGGTTGTCGACGCCGTCGCTGGCGTTCGTCACGAGCGCCTCGGTACGAAGCGGCACGATTTCCGACACCGCCCCGACCAGAGTCGTCTTACCGACGCCGAAGCCTCCGGCGATGACGATCTTGGTCGAGGTCACGCGCTTCGTGGCGTTAGAGTTCGCGAAGTCCACTGAGGACCCTTTCAATCAGCTCACGACGCTCCGCGTCGCTCGAATCGTCTTTCAGCGTGGCCAGGATCTGTACGTGTCCGGCTTCGACGAGATCGGCGACGAGCACGCGTGCCACGCCGATCGGCACCCCGACGCGCGCGGCGATCTCCGCGACGGAGGGTGATTCCTTGCACAGCTCCAGGATCGTGGCGTTGATGTTGTCCAGATCCCGAGACCGATCGTCGGTACCCGGAATGGCCTGGATGAGCGCCTCCAACGCCAATTCGACCGCAGGACTCGTACGTCCCGAAGTCAGGGAGTAGGGCCGGACCAGACTGGGCTGATCCGGCACCGACTCCGGCTTCCGCGATTCCATGGCCACCTCGACGTCAGGACCCTAGACCGAC harbors:
- a CDS encoding MHYT domain-containing protein; this translates as MSHEVHHFSMGAWVFALAYITSVVGCYAGLSCARKAANAWTSVARTRWTLMAALSIGGVGIWLMHFIGMMGFDVPGSTIRYDLGLTLLSVVLAVAATLFGLRIVDTDVQWLRAMPSDVRILIGGVIMGFAVAGMHYSGMAAVRVQGELEQGRSYVAASVVIGVVASVVALWLSRVAERPAVRIPAAAVMGCAVVALHYTGMAGIAVTVDPSAPNPEGMTIMTLLFPGFIIGVALLAVPVVALMASASTQDLEQEREVATWLGENDPDVMSGPDERRVER
- a CDS encoding MHYT domain-containing protein, with amino-acid sequence MGEGLELFTMGSWVTVLAYLTSAIGVFVGVTGARRVRTTSSDRSRSYWMILAALVSGGVGVWLAMFLPMAGFNIDDSVVRYDTVTIVFSMLVAVVSVYVALLVAIPGDGATVLGRTVTGALVLGVGLAGVPFTILVAVRIQGSLAFDVVWVAAAVALAVVTAVGFLAQVKTADTWPKRLLSSALAGAAVVAVHFLAAASVRVEIDPAVVVSGGIEVFSILFPLFVVGLLLLAVPIVLVLQAPDRVAAELEAESERWAADGPVEPADGRVV
- a CDS encoding GTP-binding protein, with protein sequence MTSTKIVIAGGFGVGKTTLVGAVSEIVPLRTEALVTNASDGVDNLSATPQKATTTVAMDFGRISLADDLVLYLFGTPGQHRFWFMWDDLIRGAIGAIVLIDTRRLDESFAAVDFFEARNLPFIVAINEFDDAPRYPLEDIRQAMAISADVPIVSIDARARESAKQALVTVTEYALRKLHQPVTQ
- a CDS encoding DUF742 domain-containing protein, which gives rise to MESRKPESVPDQPSLVRPYSLTSGRTSPAVELALEALIQAIPGTDDRSRDLDNINATILELCKESPSVAEIAARVGVPIGVARVLVADLVEAGHVQILATLKDDSSDAERRELIERVLSGLREL